Proteins co-encoded in one Bacteroidota bacterium genomic window:
- the mtgA gene encoding monofunctional biosynthetic peptidoglycan transglycosylase gives MKEVFKKVVSFCWKALLIFFAVSILSVLLFRWIPIPFTPLMGIRLIEQLVEGKSLKCSKDWEPIENISPNLPLAVVCSEDQLFMEHHGFDLKAIEKAMAYNKKKKGKKIRGASTISQQTAKNVFLWQGRSWVRKGLEVYFTGLIEFMWSKERIMEVYLNVIEMGDGVYGSQAAAKANFKKDAKKLSQSEAALIAATLPNPRKWSASAPSKYVQKRKNWILRQMNYHGGAIELEPEEEEEN, from the coding sequence ATGAAGGAGGTATTTAAAAAAGTTGTTTCGTTTTGTTGGAAGGCATTGCTTATTTTTTTCGCGGTTAGTATTTTATCGGTGCTTCTGTTTCGCTGGATTCCCATACCTTTTACACCACTCATGGGTATTCGATTAATTGAACAATTGGTGGAAGGAAAATCGCTTAAATGTTCAAAAGACTGGGAACCAATTGAAAATATTTCTCCTAATTTACCTTTAGCAGTAGTGTGTTCCGAAGATCAGTTGTTTATGGAACATCATGGCTTCGATCTTAAAGCTATTGAGAAAGCGATGGCTTACAACAAAAAAAAGAAAGGTAAAAAAATTCGTGGTGCCAGTACTATCAGTCAGCAAACTGCAAAGAATGTGTTTTTATGGCAAGGCCGAAGTTGGGTTCGAAAGGGACTTGAAGTTTACTTTACCGGACTAATTGAATTCATGTGGAGTAAAGAACGTATCATGGAAGTTTACTTGAATGTAATTGAAATGGGCGACGGAGTTTATGGATCGCAAGCAGCGGCCAAGGCAAATTTCAAAAAGGATGCGAAAAAGCTAAGTCAATCAGAAGCCGCTTTAATTGCTGCGACCTTACCCAATCCTCGAAAATGGAGTGCCTCTGCTCCCAGCAAATACGTGCAAAAGCGCAAAAATTGGATACTTCGACAAATGAATTATCATGGTGGTGCCATTGAATTGGAACCGGAAGAAGAGGAAGAAAATTAA
- a CDS encoding formate--tetrahydrofolate ligase: MSTSKAFPSDLEIAQAAKILHIKDIAAKINVSNDDLYYYGKHKAKLPLELIDEEKVKKSKLILVTAINPTPAGEGKTTVSIGLNEGLNKIGKKSIVVLREPSLGPVFGIKGGAAGGGYSQVIPMEDINLHFTGDFSAVEKANNLLSALIDNNLQSKSRSLGLDPRTIAWKRVMDMNDRSLRSIIIGIGGTANGIPREDGFNITAASEVMAILCMSKDIEDLKKRLGNIFVGFTFEKKAIFARDLNAEGAMALLLKDAIRPNLVQTLEGNPAIIHGGPFANIAQGTNTIIATKMGLSLGDYVVTEAGFGADLGAEKFMDIKCGYAGIEPHAIVLVATIRALRHHGGAKKDEYNTPSLSRVKAGFENLFKHIENCKKFGITPIVAINSFYNDSEEEVNFIIDECAKQAVKAVVSKGFTEGGNGTAALAQEVVNAIESNSNQFKKLYDWNLSVEEKIKIIATEIYGADGVEYSNTARVQLKTITDLQLDKLPVCMAKTQKSLSDNESKIGRPRNFVINVREFEFAAGAGFIIPILGEMMRMPGLPAIPASEKMDIDISGKITGLS; encoded by the coding sequence ATGTCAACATCAAAAGCCTTCCCTTCAGATTTAGAAATTGCACAAGCTGCCAAAATTTTGCACATCAAAGACATTGCTGCAAAAATTAATGTATCGAACGACGACTTGTATTACTATGGCAAGCATAAAGCTAAATTGCCTCTTGAACTTATTGATGAAGAAAAAGTAAAAAAGAGCAAATTGATTTTGGTAACTGCTATTAATCCTACACCTGCCGGTGAAGGAAAAACCACAGTTTCCATTGGACTAAACGAAGGCTTAAACAAAATTGGTAAGAAATCAATTGTGGTGTTGCGAGAACCTTCACTAGGCCCTGTATTTGGAATTAAAGGCGGTGCTGCAGGTGGTGGATATTCGCAAGTGATTCCAATGGAAGATATCAATTTGCATTTTACCGGAGATTTTTCTGCCGTTGAAAAAGCCAATAATTTATTGTCGGCATTAATTGATAACAACTTGCAAAGTAAGTCACGAAGCCTTGGTTTAGACCCGCGTACAATTGCCTGGAAACGGGTAATGGACATGAACGACCGCTCTTTGCGAAGTATCATTATTGGAATTGGAGGAACTGCAAATGGGATTCCACGTGAAGATGGATTTAATATTACTGCTGCCAGTGAAGTAATGGCTATACTTTGTATGTCGAAGGATATTGAAGATTTAAAAAAACGATTAGGAAATATTTTTGTTGGTTTTACCTTTGAAAAGAAAGCAATTTTTGCGCGCGATTTAAATGCAGAAGGTGCAATGGCTCTCTTACTTAAAGATGCCATTCGACCAAACTTAGTGCAAACTTTGGAAGGTAATCCTGCTATTATACACGGTGGTCCCTTTGCCAACATTGCACAAGGTACCAATACAATTATTGCTACAAAAATGGGATTATCGCTTGGCGATTATGTAGTGACTGAGGCTGGTTTTGGAGCCGATTTAGGAGCCGAAAAATTCATGGATATTAAGTGCGGTTATGCCGGAATTGAACCTCATGCAATTGTGTTGGTTGCTACCATTCGTGCGCTTCGTCATCATGGGGGAGCAAAAAAGGACGAATACAATACACCAAGTTTATCGCGCGTGAAAGCCGGATTTGAAAACTTATTTAAGCACATTGAGAATTGTAAAAAATTTGGAATTACACCAATCGTTGCCATCAATAGTTTTTATAATGATAGTGAGGAAGAAGTAAATTTTATTATTGATGAATGTGCCAAACAAGCAGTAAAAGCAGTTGTTTCCAAAGGTTTTACCGAGGGTGGAAATGGCACTGCAGCACTTGCTCAAGAAGTTGTAAATGCAATTGAATCAAACAGCAATCAATTCAAAAAATTATACGATTGGAATTTAAGTGTAGAAGAAAAAATTAAAATCATTGCGACCGAAATCTATGGTGCCGATGGAGTTGAATATTCAAATACGGCGAGGGTTCAATTGAAAACAATTACCGATTTACAGCTTGATAAATTGCCGGTATGTATGGCAAAAACACAAAAATCATTAAGCGATAACGAATCAAAAATTGGTCGTCCACGTAATTTTGTAATTAATGTTCGTGAGTTTGAATTTGCTGCCGGCGCAGGATTTATTATTCCTATTTTAGGTGAAATGATGCGCATGCCCGGGTTACCTGCTATACCTGCATCCGAAAAAATGGACATTGATATAAGCGGAAAAATTACCGGTTTATCTTAA
- the purL gene encoding phosphoribosylformylglycinamidine synthase subunit PurL, producing MGKTVAEKEVTTETAAKLGLLAEEFDKIKSILGRTPNFTELSIFSVMWSEHCSYKNSITWLKTLPKKGSRILAEAGEENAGLVDIGDGLACAFKIESHNHPSALEPYQGAATGVGGINRDIFTMGARPIAQLNSLRFGDLNLARTQWLMKGVVKGIGDYGNAFGIPTVGGEVFFDECYNVNPLVNAMSAGIVKVGETISAISKGVGNPVFIVGSATGKDGIHGATFASADITEDSANDLPAVQVGDPFQEKLLLEATLEVIKTGAVVGMQDMGAAGIICSTSEMSAKGEHGMKIYLDKVPTRQKDMQPFEILLSESQERMLIVVEKGKEDVVNAVFEKWDLNCEEIGIVTANKRLEFYMKGELVADVPARDLVLGGGAPVYKREFKEPASFAASKNFTIESVAEPKDYVEVAKHLLSHPNIASKKWVIQQYDSMVGTANMSTNYPSDAALVNIKGTDKALALTVDCNSRYVNADPETGCAIAVAEAARNIVCSGGVPVAVTNCLNFGNPYNPEVYWQFVGAIKGMGKACVKFDTPVTGGNVSFYNQSVKGDVTEPVFPTPTIGMLGILDNKEFATSLAFREAGNRIYLIGESQNDISSSEYLYSYHGVKLSPAPYFDLEKEYQVQRAIRKLIQKGLVQSAHDCADGGLFITLLESAMVNNLGFDISTDEDFRKDAFLFGEAQGRVVVSVKDSDEDAFIDFMSITSVEFTYIGDVAETDIVIDDEVFFSVEEAKEIYDTVLEKKLKQVD from the coding sequence ATGGGAAAAACTGTAGCTGAAAAAGAGGTAACTACTGAAACAGCAGCAAAATTAGGATTACTAGCAGAGGAATTTGATAAAATAAAGAGCATTTTGGGACGAACACCCAATTTTACCGAGCTCAGTATTTTTAGTGTAATGTGGAGTGAGCATTGCAGTTACAAAAATTCAATTACCTGGTTAAAAACTTTGCCTAAAAAAGGTTCGCGCATACTTGCAGAAGCCGGCGAAGAAAATGCAGGTTTGGTGGATATTGGAGATGGATTAGCATGTGCTTTTAAAATTGAATCACACAATCATCCTTCAGCTTTAGAGCCCTATCAAGGAGCTGCCACCGGCGTTGGAGGGATTAATCGGGATATTTTTACCATGGGAGCACGTCCAATTGCTCAATTAAATTCATTGCGTTTTGGCGACCTCAACCTTGCACGTACACAATGGCTCATGAAAGGCGTTGTTAAAGGAATTGGTGATTATGGAAATGCCTTTGGAATTCCTACCGTAGGTGGTGAAGTGTTTTTTGACGAGTGTTACAATGTAAATCCACTGGTAAATGCTATGAGTGCAGGTATCGTAAAAGTGGGCGAAACTATTTCGGCTATCTCAAAAGGGGTTGGAAACCCTGTTTTTATTGTAGGTTCAGCTACAGGTAAGGATGGAATTCATGGTGCCACTTTTGCCTCTGCCGACATTACCGAGGACTCGGCCAACGATTTACCGGCTGTTCAAGTTGGAGATCCATTTCAAGAAAAATTATTGTTGGAAGCTACTTTAGAAGTTATTAAAACCGGCGCTGTTGTAGGTATGCAGGATATGGGTGCTGCCGGAATTATTTGCAGTACCAGTGAAATGAGCGCAAAAGGCGAGCATGGAATGAAAATTTATTTGGATAAAGTTCCAACTCGTCAAAAAGACATGCAGCCTTTTGAAATTCTATTATCTGAATCGCAAGAGCGCATGTTGATAGTGGTTGAAAAAGGCAAAGAAGATGTAGTAAATGCTGTATTCGAGAAATGGGATTTAAATTGTGAAGAAATAGGAATTGTAACTGCTAACAAGCGCCTCGAATTTTACATGAAGGGCGAACTAGTAGCCGATGTTCCAGCGCGTGATTTAGTTTTAGGTGGAGGCGCTCCTGTTTATAAACGTGAGTTTAAGGAACCTGCATCCTTTGCTGCTTCTAAAAATTTTACAATTGAGTCAGTTGCCGAACCCAAAGATTATGTGGAAGTTGCGAAACACTTGTTATCGCATCCAAACATTGCTTCCAAAAAGTGGGTAATACAACAGTACGATTCAATGGTTGGTACAGCCAATATGAGTACCAATTATCCAAGTGATGCTGCACTTGTAAATATAAAAGGAACCGACAAAGCCTTGGCCTTAACTGTTGATTGTAATTCACGCTATGTAAATGCTGATCCTGAAACAGGTTGTGCCATTGCGGTTGCCGAAGCTGCTCGAAATATTGTGTGTTCGGGAGGTGTGCCTGTTGCGGTGACCAATTGTTTAAATTTTGGAAATCCTTACAATCCCGAAGTGTATTGGCAATTTGTTGGAGCCATCAAAGGAATGGGCAAAGCATGTGTAAAATTTGATACTCCGGTAACCGGAGGAAATGTTAGTTTTTACAATCAATCGGTGAAGGGTGATGTAACTGAACCGGTTTTCCCTACTCCAACTATTGGAATGTTGGGAATACTTGATAATAAAGAATTTGCTACCAGTCTTGCTTTTCGAGAAGCAGGTAATCGAATTTATTTAATTGGTGAATCACAAAACGATATAAGCAGTTCAGAATACTTGTATTCGTACCACGGTGTAAAATTAAGTCCTGCTCCTTATTTTGATTTGGAAAAAGAATATCAGGTGCAACGTGCAATTCGAAAATTAATACAAAAAGGCTTAGTACAATCAGCGCACGATTGTGCCGATGGTGGCTTGTTTATTACCTTGCTCGAAAGTGCCATGGTAAATAATTTAGGTTTTGATATTTCAACGGATGAAGATTTTAGAAAGGATGCCTTTTTGTTTGGCGAAGCACAAGGCCGTGTTGTAGTAAGTGTGAAAGATAGCGATGAAGATGCTTTTATTGATTTTATGAGTATTACTTCAGTTGAATTTACTTATATAGGTGACGTAGCCGAAACGGATATAGTAATTGATGATGAAGTATTTTTTAGTGTTGAGGAAGCAAAAGAAATTTACGACACGGTGTTGGAAAAAAAGTTAAAGCAGGTTGATTAA